A stretch of DNA from Tribolium castaneum strain GA2 chromosome 7, icTriCast1.1, whole genome shotgun sequence:
AAGTTTTGGAAAGTTAATTGTCGCAAAcctttttgtagaaaatttaattctctacaaattgaAAATTCCGAGCGATAATTCTTTGGACACCGTCGCATGTTTATCAAAACACTGAGAATTCGGTTGaggatacaaaaaaaatgtaaagaacaaagttgtagagaatgaaatttcctataaaaaagtccgtgacaccatatttctatcttcaacaatttaggtataaattaacttttcgttACTTGACCACaggtaaaatgaaacaaataagTCGCCTCAGCACCTCGAACGTCTTTaaggcctaaaccgttgacgaTAGAGATATGATCCTCAGactattttaaagaaaatttaattctctacaaatttcttcgtaacatttttcttatatcttTAACCATATtcacagcgttttgaaaattacggaacaaagcgcaaattttaaattttaaagtaatttgtaaaaattatttaaaataaaaaaagtataacttttaaaataaaattatattatcaataatataaaattatcATGTTGCATAGGTACTCCCCGAAATggtaaaaatacataattgaTACGTATACTGTAAATGTGGatcagtgttgccaacttaattttaaaatcacagGCTACTTTGTTCGaacctaaatttaaaaaaaaacgaaaaaacttttacaacATACAGGTTTGTTTACATCCACTGATCAGCACGTGGCCCACCCGTGTCTTTCCCCCATAGGTCGTAACACTGAACCCTCCACTCTGCCTCACTCTCATCGTAAAAATTAAGCACCCGTTACACCGCGATCTATTGAATTTCACCACCTGCTCTTGAAACACACTCGATTCAGGTAGCAGCCGGCACGAGACTGGCCAAGGAACGCCCACGTTTTCCTTTAAGCCTTCAGGACTTGCGCTGATAACAAATAACAcacacttgtttttttttgtacaaaggGGTGAAGACGTGCTTTTTGTccgtgatttatttttttctgagggATTGTTAATTGGAAGGATGAACGGATTAGTCCGGTGGGTGGTGGATGGATGGTCCCATGTGGGTGGAAAAAATATGGCCAGCGTGATTAAATCAAGTGTGGGATGCTGACCCACATCGGGGGCTGATCGATGCGTTTTAAGGGACTTTGGGAattggtaaataaatatttacttacTTATTGCCTAATTAATCGGGAGGTTTGAACACTTTTAAGCCACTTCGTAAAATATTACGAAAAATGATGAGATGTCGGTAGCTTTACAGCTGTTTAATTAAATGGCCGATCAAAGTGGTCGGTTATCTTTTGAAACTCAGTTATAAAGATTGAACGACAGccagtaattaaattattgaatcaatttaatttaattgaaattgccTGATCTAACTTTTTTACATTGACAGTGGCTTATTTCGATGAGTAATTGGTAATTATGTAGATGATTTTTCGACAAGTTTTAACGAAGTTTCgggaaaaaaatatctaagaATTTCTCGTTCAATAAATGACTAGCTCCTCAGCTAAATTGCTGTCTCGAAAaggaaaattacattttcaatataatttggtaattttttaacaaaattataaaatgagTTGTTTATTTACAACCAGATAGATTTAACAGATCCAACTTTTGGTCTATTTGTTGCTCTTTGTTTCAACTTTATTTCTAATTTCGCcctaaaactaatttaactctagtaaaattaaatagtACTAGAAATTTTTCGCCTTATTAGAGGGAAATATGGCAATAGAGGATGGTCCAGCCCAGCTCCCGttttctgtagctcagttataaatgttattatttaagttggagttttgatattttgtagatgttatttataatctaggacacatttcagaaaattatttttgattatttcaaatggcaacccctgtgtatttttataacattCGATGCCgaattaaaaaagcaacattttttgttatcacaATCATATAACAAATCCTAACACTTTCGGAGTTGTTTCCCAAAAACATTAACTATGTTCGACTTTTAATCATTTAAGTAATTTGTTATTGACAGAATGAGTTTTTAGCAAACATTCCGAATGTGTAAGGATTTGCAATATGgttgtgataaaaaaaaaacatgtttttttaattccacaTCGATTGACATAAAACGGTATTGAAACCAACttgatttaaaattgtcattaaaatatttgacaaaacaagtttttatcaaataactccgaatttattagaattttcttgagtttttaatataaaaagttgttcgttttttaattctgcatcgaatgatataaaaataaatagaggttgccatttaaaataagcaaaataaaaagatctaaaattttaaaactttggaaataaattgtaaacaccctgtagtaattcaaatcaatcaaacttaattaataagtctgtCAGACCTTGTTTAACACGTACCTGGTAATAAAACACTGTTTCTGTTACTGtctctattttttaataagttttaaaactaaaggtgtaaaacAGATTACAGACAGTAATCCCTAAACCGATTTGAACAAGTCTTTAGGGATATGTAAGAAGTTAAATAATGAGTCATAATGaggacaaaaaattatagcatgccattaaaaaatttattattatgaggTCATACATTTTTTGGGACACTTTGTATAgtccaaaatattttcctgaaatgtgtcctagagtataaataacatctacaaaatatcaaaactccaACATTAATAgaaactgagctacagaagacgggaaCTTGGCTGGATCACCTTGTATAAGTAACAGTTTAGCTTTATAGCTtagtttaaattgttttttgttaaagttagatattataacacaaaaaagagCTAAATTACtgtaaacaaaacaataaaaaaaatatttctctaCAGTGTGTTTCACACAACTTTACGAAGCCTGCGCTCAATGTAAACATAAGCATCTAAATATACAATAGTCATAAAACACTAATTACAAAAAGCACatgtgtaattatttaatttttaggaaacCCATGACAATAATTGTTAAACTAATCACTGTGCCTTTAAAAGTCATAAATAGCTGTTTTTCAGGAACAATTTTCATGTGTACTATCAAGAGACGGAATGAATAAATTCTAATTTATCTAACTCAATcgttaactaattaaaaactttgcaattttctgAAGGAGtgaacaaactaaaaaatataatccaatttttcaaaatttgtggtCAAATTTTTACTGGAATATGTTTTGTTTACAGTTTACAGACATAGACCTCGTacaattatgtgaaacaccctgtacaacAGGGGCGGAtccacaaattaattttgggaAGAAGAgctttcaagttttttaaagaatgATTAAGCTattgaataaaacatttactgtcgtttcgataaatttgtacaaaagttgagcccaaaaaatcattttatcataaaaatgcaaatttacgcttttttttaataaaatacccTCTTGTGCATTTTAATTAGTAGATTttgttaagtttttaaaataattagttcttattgttaaaaacaagacatctttttaataattagaaaaaaaaatacaacagaTAATGTACATACAATtgtttaagtaataaaaatatctgtACGTAAAAAACTAAGCAACTTCCTTGTTTTAATTTCCGGGAACCAATATTTTGttaagtgttaaaaatttattttcagtcTAAGGACTAAtttatttggtgtttttttggacaatcactcaaaaaaatacaaactttctgacgtttcgattttaatttaatcttctACAGGCCGCCAAgtattttatctgtttttcCCCGACTACTGCgctaaaataagtaaattttagtaataggTAAGTAAGTAAAAACCTTGCTTACTAATTACgcaaaaaatcatttcaatagttatttacatgaTGATTCGGCATTTTTacgataataataacaacttATAAACAGATCAAGACATCATTTTCGTCCTTCGCAAAATATGAGCTTTTCAACGTAGTTAGGTAAATAGGTGATCTTCTGGTTAGTTTTATCAAAGTTAATCTATAAACAGAGGAAgaaaatgtgaattttttataaaatataaaaaaaaataaagttctcGGTTTTCACTCAAACAAATCAAGTTCAAGTCTCTCTAAAAGAGCAAAATAATGCCATTTTTGGCTTGTATTATGAAATGAGTTTTTGACTGAAAGAAAAGTGAAACGCCCAAAAAAAGACGAAAGCTTCTTATTCGTCTTTCTTATAAAATTCCTCGgtttttgataataaattttttgctaagtTTTTAGAATTTGAGAAAAGCAAAAACTAAGGCacgattattaattttacaccAGTTACTTACCTgttttttcgaattatttagCAAGTTTACGCAAAAATATTAGCTTGCCacttataaaacgaactaaattcatccaaataacaccatttttcGCTACATTTGAGGGAAACTTTGGTAAATATAGTGATTTTCGACATGGttagataatttattagagtgttttaacaattattttcgctTTATTGCGTTTCAAGAAGACacaatttatcatttttaatacACATGCCGCCACtgctttttcaataaatttatgtAAGAAAATCAATAAAGCTTATCCTTGATACTACATGTCTAATTAAATAAGACTTCCTATAAGCTTAGCTAGACTATAACCTACTTCAGTTGAAACGATGGCATCACAGAGTTCAAACCAAAAAGTGGGTTTTTTCTTGTTGCCAACCGACATTTTAAGAGcattttcttaatatttttccaaatttaaattttgttttaggcAGACTTGTACCCAAACTGTGACGTCAATGTGTGGTTACGGTCCTGTATTGAAGAAATCCCAGAACCCATCACCGGTACCACCACTGGTACCATTCCAAAATGGTTGCGGGGTTGCCTTCTACGTAATGGACCCGGTTCGATCAAAGTCGGTGATGACTATTTCGGACATATTTTTGACAGTTCGGCCCTCCTCCACCGGTACTACTCGAGTTAAGTTTGCaacactgaaaaaaaacaatagcGACAGTGTTACCAACTTAATTCCACAATCAAAGGCGACTTTGATCACACGGTAGTACCCATCAATCATTCTTAGGTTTTGCATCGACGAGGGCGGGGTTACTTATCAGTGCCGTTTCGTCCAATCAGAAGTGTTCAAACGGAACCGAGCAGCCAATCGGATTGTCGTCACCGAATTTGGCACTAAAGCCGTCCCTGATCCGTGCCGTACCATCTTCCAAAGGTACCGAATCAAGTTTTGAActtttagttattattttttcagagTTGCTTCAGTTTTTAATCCAAAATCTGAGGATATTCCGGATAATTCAATGATTTCGGTTTATCCGTTCGGGGACGAAGTTTATGCATTCGGGGAACTCCCGATAATTCACAAAATTGATCAAGAGACTTTGGAAACGAAAGAACGGGTTGACGTTCGCGATTTTGTTTCAATTGTCCATCACACCTCTCATCCGCATGTTATGAACGATGGTTGGTTTGTTTTTAgtgattttgttttgtaaGGTTTGATTTACAGAAACTGTTTTCAACTTGGGGGAAACAATATACCCGACTGGACCCTATCACACGATTGTTAGGTTTCCACCGGGGAAAAACATGGTTGAAGGTGCAGAAATCGTAGCGGGAATCCCCGCCAGATGGCCACTGCACCCTACATACATGCAcacttttggtaaaaaatcactaaatctggtgtatttttcttttttcaccCAAACTGTTACAGGCCTGacggaaaattattttgtcattGTTGAACAACCTCTAAGTGTTTCTGTTGGTGGTATGATTAtgaataagattaaaaatgagCCGATGAAAGGGAGTCTTCGGTGGTACCAACACGAAAAAGTAGTACCTAGTACCCAACTCCCCTAGATTTTTATGTTATGAT
This window harbors:
- the ninaB gene encoding carotenoid isomerooxygenase — encoded protein: MASQSSNQKADLYPNCDVNVWLRSCIEEIPEPITGTTTGTIPKWLRGCLLRNGPGSIKVGDDYFGHIFDSSALLHRFCIDEGGVTYQCRFVQSEVFKRNRAANRIVVTEFGTKAVPDPCRTIFQRVASVFNPKSEDIPDNSMISVYPFGDEVYAFGELPIIHKIDQETLETKERVDVRDFVSIVHHTSHPHVMNDETVFNLGETIYPTGPYHTIVRFPPGKNMVEGAEIVAGIPARWPLHPTYMHTFGLTENYFVIVEQPLSVSVGGMIMNKIKNEPMKGSLRWYQHEKTQFSLISRETGQLAYKFYSEAFFYLHIINQYETCDHVVVDICTYRNPEMLDCMYISAMKNMQQNPNYAELFRSKPLRFVLPLKPPETNSNLVQLSNTKCEAYYQPDGEIYVIPEKLSDLGCETPRINYGQYLGKQYRYFYAISADVDAANPGTMIKVDTVTKTAKTWCEDNCYPSEPIFVPRPNCAFEDDGLILAAMAWGREDTNHVGLIILDAESFTEVARTEFRTPGPVPKCLHGWFLPK